The Struthio camelus isolate bStrCam1 chromosome 14, bStrCam1.hap1, whole genome shotgun sequence genome has a window encoding:
- the BAP1 gene encoding ubiquitin carboxyl-terminal hydrolase BAP1 isoform X2: MNKGWLELESDPGLFTLLVEDFGVKGVQVEEIYDLQSKCQGPVYGFIFLFKWIEERRSRRKVSTLVDETSVIDDDIVNNMFFAHQLIPNSCATHALLSVLLNCNNVDLGPTLSRMKDFTKGFSPESKGYAIGNAPELAKAHNSHARPEPRHLPEKQNGISAVRTMEAFHFVSYVPIKGRLFELDGLKVYPIDHGPWADDEEWTDKARRVIMERIGLATAGEPYHDIRFNLMAVVPDRRMKYESKLHILKMNRQTVLEALQQLIRVTQPELIQTQKSQESQPPEESKPANSKTVAPESTHPDSTDEPASQGHPAATQSPPNKSKPVAKPSVSSINGAPPANPNPIVQRLPAFLDNHNYAKSPMQEEEDLAAGVGRSRVPVRQHQQYSDDEDDYDDDEEEEVRNTSSAIRYKRKGQVKQEHVAASADGQLSVLQPNTINVLTEKLKESQKDLSIPLSIKTSSGGAAVAVVTHSQPSPTPSNESTDTASEIGSAFNSPLRSPIRSANPTRPSSPVTSHISKVLFGEEDGLLRVDCMRYNRAVRDLGSIISTGLLHLTEDGVFCPLAVADGGKSSPPSIKPGEEAQVAIKLEEKEGSEASDSKEKELLALLKCVEAEIANYEACLKEEVEKRKKFKIDDQRRTHNYDEFICTFISMLAQEGMLASLVEQNISVRRRQGVSIGRLHKQRKPDRRKRSRPYKAKRQ, translated from the exons ATGAATAAGggctggctggagctggagagcgACCCcg GTCTGTTCACACTATTGGTTGAAGATTTTG GGGTCAAGGGGGTGCAGGTTGAAGAGATCTATGATCTGCAGAGCAAATGCCAAGG CCCTGTGTATGGGTTCATCTTCCTGTTCAAGTGGATTGAAGAGCGCAGGTCCCGCCGGAAGGTCTCTACCCTGGTGGATGAGACGTCGGTGATCGATGATGACATCGTTAATAACATGTTCTTTGCTCACCAG CTGATCCCCAATTCCTGTGCCACCCACGCCCTGCTGAGTGTCCTCCTGAACTGCAACAATGTCGACCTGGGCCCCACGCTGAGCCGCATGAAGGATTTCACCAAAGGATTCAGCCCTGAG AGTAAAGGCTATGCCATTGGGAATGCCCCAGAGCTGGCCAAGGCCCATAACAGCCATGCTAG GCCGGAGCCACGGCACCTGCCGGAAAAGCAGAACGGGATCAGCGCTGTGCGAACCATGGAGGCTTTTCATTTTGTCAGTTACGTCCCCATCAAGGGACGTCTGTTTGAGCTGGATGGGCTCAAGGTTTATCCCATTGACCATG GGCCTTGGGCTGACGATGAAGAATGGACAGATAAAGCCAGGAGAGTAATCATGGAACGAATCGGCCTGGCCACTGCAGG GGAGCCGTACCATGATATCCGCTTCAACTTGATGGCGGTGGTGCCTGACCGGAGGATGAAGTATGAGTCCAAGCTGCACATCCTCAAGATGAACCGCCAGACTGTGCTGGAGGCGTTGCAGCAG CTTATCCGAGTAACTCAGCCTGAGCTGATCCAGACCCAGAAGTCCCAAGAGTCTCAGCCTCCCGAAGAGTCCAAGCCAGCCAACAGCAAGACCGTGGCCCCAGAGAGTACTCATCCAG ACAGCACCGATGAGCCTGCCAGCCAGGGTCACCCTGCAGCCACGCAGAGCCCGCCCAACAAATCCAAACCGGTGGCAAAGCCGTCAGTGAGCAGTATCAACGGGGCACCTCCAGCAAACCCCAATCCCATCGTGCAGAGGCTACCTGCCTTTCTGGATAATCACAATTACGCCAAATCCCCCATGCAG gaggaggaagaccTTGCGGCAGGAGTGGGTCGTAGTCGGGTCCCAGTCCGACAGCACCAGCAGTACTCAGACGATGAGGATGACTACGACGATGACGAGGAGGAGGAAGTTCGTAACACCAGCTCGGCCATCAG GTACAAGAGGAAAGGGCAGGTAAAGCAGGAACATGTGGCGGCATCTGCAGACGGCCAGCTCTCTGTCCTCCAGCCCAACACTATCAACGTTCTGACTGAGAAGCTGAAGGAATCTCAGAAGGACCTTTCCATTCCCCTGTCCATCAAGACAAGCAGCGGGggtgctgctgtggctgttgtCACTCATTCCCAGCCTTCTCCCACCCCCAGCAATGAGAGCACGGACACGGCCTCGGAGATTGGCAGTGCCTTCAACTCCCCACTGCGCTCCCCTATCCGCTCGGCCAACCCCACCCGCCCCTCCAGCCCCGTCACCTCCCACATCTCCAAGGTGCTCTTTGGCGAGGAGGATGGCCTGCTGCGCGTGGACTGCATGCGCTACAACCGCGCCGTCAGGGACTTGGGGTCCATCATCAGCACCGGACTGCTGCACCTCACGGAGGACGGCGTTTTCTGCCCGCTGGCTGTTGCAG ATGGGGGGAAAAGTTCCCCCCCTTCCATCAAACCCGGTGAAGAGGCCCAGGTCGCTATCAAACTGGAAGAGAAGGAGGGCAGTGAGGCCAGTGACAGCAAAGAGAAG gagctgctggcactGCTGAAGTGTGTGGAGGCAGAGATTGCAAACTATGAGGCCTGCCtgaaggaggaggtggagaagaggaagaaattcaaG ATTGATGACCAGAGAAGAACCCACAACTATGACGAGTTCATCTGTACCTTCATCTCCATGCTGGCCCAGGAAG GCATGCTGGCAAGCCTCGTAGAGCAGAACATCTCCGTCCGCAGGCGGCAGGGAGTCAGCATTGGACGTCTCCACAAGCAGAGGAAGCCAGACCGCCGGAAACGCTCCCGTCCGTATAAAGCCAAGCGCCAGTAG
- the BAP1 gene encoding ubiquitin carboxyl-terminal hydrolase BAP1 isoform X1, with protein sequence MNKGWLELESDPGLFTLLVEDFGVKGVQVEEIYDLQSKCQGPVYGFIFLFKWIEERRSRRKVSTLVDETSVIDDDIVNNMFFAHQLIPNSCATHALLSVLLNCNNVDLGPTLSRMKDFTKGFSPESKGYAIGNAPELAKAHNSHARPEPRHLPEKQNGISAVRTMEAFHFVSYVPIKGRLFELDGLKVYPIDHGPWADDEEWTDKARRVIMERIGLATAGEPYHDIRFNLMAVVPDRRMKYESKLHILKMNRQTVLEALQQLIRVTQPELIQTQKSQESQPPEESKPANSKTVAPESTHPDSTDEPASQGHPAATQSPPNKSKPVAKPSVSSINGAPPANPNPIVQRLPAFLDNHNYAKSPMQEEEDLAAGVGRSRVPVRQHQQYSDDEDDYDDDEEEEVRNTSSAIRYKRKGQVKQEHVAASADGQLSVLQPNTINVLTEKLKESQKDLSIPLSIKTSSGGAAVAVVTHSQPSPTPSNESTDTASEIGSAFNSPLRSPIRSANPTRPSSPVTSHISKVLFGEEDGLLRVDCMRYNRAVRDLGSIISTGLLHLTEDGVFCPLAVADGGKSSPPSIKPGEEAQVAIKLEEKEGSEASDSKEKVGLGRTSDHPGGEKYSPKELLALLKCVEAEIANYEACLKEEVEKRKKFKIDDQRRTHNYDEFICTFISMLAQEGMLASLVEQNISVRRRQGVSIGRLHKQRKPDRRKRSRPYKAKRQ encoded by the exons ATGAATAAGggctggctggagctggagagcgACCCcg GTCTGTTCACACTATTGGTTGAAGATTTTG GGGTCAAGGGGGTGCAGGTTGAAGAGATCTATGATCTGCAGAGCAAATGCCAAGG CCCTGTGTATGGGTTCATCTTCCTGTTCAAGTGGATTGAAGAGCGCAGGTCCCGCCGGAAGGTCTCTACCCTGGTGGATGAGACGTCGGTGATCGATGATGACATCGTTAATAACATGTTCTTTGCTCACCAG CTGATCCCCAATTCCTGTGCCACCCACGCCCTGCTGAGTGTCCTCCTGAACTGCAACAATGTCGACCTGGGCCCCACGCTGAGCCGCATGAAGGATTTCACCAAAGGATTCAGCCCTGAG AGTAAAGGCTATGCCATTGGGAATGCCCCAGAGCTGGCCAAGGCCCATAACAGCCATGCTAG GCCGGAGCCACGGCACCTGCCGGAAAAGCAGAACGGGATCAGCGCTGTGCGAACCATGGAGGCTTTTCATTTTGTCAGTTACGTCCCCATCAAGGGACGTCTGTTTGAGCTGGATGGGCTCAAGGTTTATCCCATTGACCATG GGCCTTGGGCTGACGATGAAGAATGGACAGATAAAGCCAGGAGAGTAATCATGGAACGAATCGGCCTGGCCACTGCAGG GGAGCCGTACCATGATATCCGCTTCAACTTGATGGCGGTGGTGCCTGACCGGAGGATGAAGTATGAGTCCAAGCTGCACATCCTCAAGATGAACCGCCAGACTGTGCTGGAGGCGTTGCAGCAG CTTATCCGAGTAACTCAGCCTGAGCTGATCCAGACCCAGAAGTCCCAAGAGTCTCAGCCTCCCGAAGAGTCCAAGCCAGCCAACAGCAAGACCGTGGCCCCAGAGAGTACTCATCCAG ACAGCACCGATGAGCCTGCCAGCCAGGGTCACCCTGCAGCCACGCAGAGCCCGCCCAACAAATCCAAACCGGTGGCAAAGCCGTCAGTGAGCAGTATCAACGGGGCACCTCCAGCAAACCCCAATCCCATCGTGCAGAGGCTACCTGCCTTTCTGGATAATCACAATTACGCCAAATCCCCCATGCAG gaggaggaagaccTTGCGGCAGGAGTGGGTCGTAGTCGGGTCCCAGTCCGACAGCACCAGCAGTACTCAGACGATGAGGATGACTACGACGATGACGAGGAGGAGGAAGTTCGTAACACCAGCTCGGCCATCAG GTACAAGAGGAAAGGGCAGGTAAAGCAGGAACATGTGGCGGCATCTGCAGACGGCCAGCTCTCTGTCCTCCAGCCCAACACTATCAACGTTCTGACTGAGAAGCTGAAGGAATCTCAGAAGGACCTTTCCATTCCCCTGTCCATCAAGACAAGCAGCGGGggtgctgctgtggctgttgtCACTCATTCCCAGCCTTCTCCCACCCCCAGCAATGAGAGCACGGACACGGCCTCGGAGATTGGCAGTGCCTTCAACTCCCCACTGCGCTCCCCTATCCGCTCGGCCAACCCCACCCGCCCCTCCAGCCCCGTCACCTCCCACATCTCCAAGGTGCTCTTTGGCGAGGAGGATGGCCTGCTGCGCGTGGACTGCATGCGCTACAACCGCGCCGTCAGGGACTTGGGGTCCATCATCAGCACCGGACTGCTGCACCTCACGGAGGACGGCGTTTTCTGCCCGCTGGCTGTTGCAG ATGGGGGGAAAAGTTCCCCCCCTTCCATCAAACCCGGTGAAGAGGCCCAGGTCGCTATCAAACTGGAAGAGAAGGAGGGCAGTGAGGCCAGTGACAGCAAAGAGAAGGTGGGACTTGGCAGGACCAGTGATCACCCTGGGGGGGAAAAGTATTCTCCCAAG gagctgctggcactGCTGAAGTGTGTGGAGGCAGAGATTGCAAACTATGAGGCCTGCCtgaaggaggaggtggagaagaggaagaaattcaaG ATTGATGACCAGAGAAGAACCCACAACTATGACGAGTTCATCTGTACCTTCATCTCCATGCTGGCCCAGGAAG GCATGCTGGCAAGCCTCGTAGAGCAGAACATCTCCGTCCGCAGGCGGCAGGGAGTCAGCATTGGACGTCTCCACAAGCAGAGGAAGCCAGACCGCCGGAAACGCTCCCGTCCGTATAAAGCCAAGCGCCAGTAG
- the BAP1 gene encoding ubiquitin carboxyl-terminal hydrolase BAP1 isoform X3 → MFFAHQLIPNSCATHALLSVLLNCNNVDLGPTLSRMKDFTKGFSPESKGYAIGNAPELAKAHNSHARPEPRHLPEKQNGISAVRTMEAFHFVSYVPIKGRLFELDGLKVYPIDHGPWADDEEWTDKARRVIMERIGLATAGEPYHDIRFNLMAVVPDRRMKYESKLHILKMNRQTVLEALQQLIRVTQPELIQTQKSQESQPPEESKPANSKTVAPESTHPDSTDEPASQGHPAATQSPPNKSKPVAKPSVSSINGAPPANPNPIVQRLPAFLDNHNYAKSPMQEEEDLAAGVGRSRVPVRQHQQYSDDEDDYDDDEEEEVRNTSSAIRYKRKGQVKQEHVAASADGQLSVLQPNTINVLTEKLKESQKDLSIPLSIKTSSGGAAVAVVTHSQPSPTPSNESTDTASEIGSAFNSPLRSPIRSANPTRPSSPVTSHISKVLFGEEDGLLRVDCMRYNRAVRDLGSIISTGLLHLTEDGVFCPLAVADGGKSSPPSIKPGEEAQVAIKLEEKEGSEASDSKEKVGLGRTSDHPGGEKYSPKELLALLKCVEAEIANYEACLKEEVEKRKKFKIDDQRRTHNYDEFICTFISMLAQEGMLASLVEQNISVRRRQGVSIGRLHKQRKPDRRKRSRPYKAKRQ, encoded by the exons ATGTTCTTTGCTCACCAG CTGATCCCCAATTCCTGTGCCACCCACGCCCTGCTGAGTGTCCTCCTGAACTGCAACAATGTCGACCTGGGCCCCACGCTGAGCCGCATGAAGGATTTCACCAAAGGATTCAGCCCTGAG AGTAAAGGCTATGCCATTGGGAATGCCCCAGAGCTGGCCAAGGCCCATAACAGCCATGCTAG GCCGGAGCCACGGCACCTGCCGGAAAAGCAGAACGGGATCAGCGCTGTGCGAACCATGGAGGCTTTTCATTTTGTCAGTTACGTCCCCATCAAGGGACGTCTGTTTGAGCTGGATGGGCTCAAGGTTTATCCCATTGACCATG GGCCTTGGGCTGACGATGAAGAATGGACAGATAAAGCCAGGAGAGTAATCATGGAACGAATCGGCCTGGCCACTGCAGG GGAGCCGTACCATGATATCCGCTTCAACTTGATGGCGGTGGTGCCTGACCGGAGGATGAAGTATGAGTCCAAGCTGCACATCCTCAAGATGAACCGCCAGACTGTGCTGGAGGCGTTGCAGCAG CTTATCCGAGTAACTCAGCCTGAGCTGATCCAGACCCAGAAGTCCCAAGAGTCTCAGCCTCCCGAAGAGTCCAAGCCAGCCAACAGCAAGACCGTGGCCCCAGAGAGTACTCATCCAG ACAGCACCGATGAGCCTGCCAGCCAGGGTCACCCTGCAGCCACGCAGAGCCCGCCCAACAAATCCAAACCGGTGGCAAAGCCGTCAGTGAGCAGTATCAACGGGGCACCTCCAGCAAACCCCAATCCCATCGTGCAGAGGCTACCTGCCTTTCTGGATAATCACAATTACGCCAAATCCCCCATGCAG gaggaggaagaccTTGCGGCAGGAGTGGGTCGTAGTCGGGTCCCAGTCCGACAGCACCAGCAGTACTCAGACGATGAGGATGACTACGACGATGACGAGGAGGAGGAAGTTCGTAACACCAGCTCGGCCATCAG GTACAAGAGGAAAGGGCAGGTAAAGCAGGAACATGTGGCGGCATCTGCAGACGGCCAGCTCTCTGTCCTCCAGCCCAACACTATCAACGTTCTGACTGAGAAGCTGAAGGAATCTCAGAAGGACCTTTCCATTCCCCTGTCCATCAAGACAAGCAGCGGGggtgctgctgtggctgttgtCACTCATTCCCAGCCTTCTCCCACCCCCAGCAATGAGAGCACGGACACGGCCTCGGAGATTGGCAGTGCCTTCAACTCCCCACTGCGCTCCCCTATCCGCTCGGCCAACCCCACCCGCCCCTCCAGCCCCGTCACCTCCCACATCTCCAAGGTGCTCTTTGGCGAGGAGGATGGCCTGCTGCGCGTGGACTGCATGCGCTACAACCGCGCCGTCAGGGACTTGGGGTCCATCATCAGCACCGGACTGCTGCACCTCACGGAGGACGGCGTTTTCTGCCCGCTGGCTGTTGCAG ATGGGGGGAAAAGTTCCCCCCCTTCCATCAAACCCGGTGAAGAGGCCCAGGTCGCTATCAAACTGGAAGAGAAGGAGGGCAGTGAGGCCAGTGACAGCAAAGAGAAGGTGGGACTTGGCAGGACCAGTGATCACCCTGGGGGGGAAAAGTATTCTCCCAAG gagctgctggcactGCTGAAGTGTGTGGAGGCAGAGATTGCAAACTATGAGGCCTGCCtgaaggaggaggtggagaagaggaagaaattcaaG ATTGATGACCAGAGAAGAACCCACAACTATGACGAGTTCATCTGTACCTTCATCTCCATGCTGGCCCAGGAAG GCATGCTGGCAAGCCTCGTAGAGCAGAACATCTCCGTCCGCAGGCGGCAGGGAGTCAGCATTGGACGTCTCCACAAGCAGAGGAAGCCAGACCGCCGGAAACGCTCCCGTCCGTATAAAGCCAAGCGCCAGTAG